AGTCTCTGGGGGCCGAGGTGTCGTCGCTGCAGGATGGCAAGGTGCTGGCGATGTCGAGCCATGACCTGACCAGCCATACTGCCGACTACGATATCGTGCGCAAGATGCGCGCCTCGAACCTGGTTCTGGGGCCGATGCTGGCGCGGCTGGGTCAGGCGGTGGTGTCACTGCCCGGCGGCTGTGCCATCGGCGCCCGCCCGATGGACCTGCATATCGAGGCGCTCGAGGCGCTGGGGGCCGAGATCGAGCTGCGCGATGGCTATCTGCATGCCAAGGCGCCCGGCGGGCTGAAAGGGGCGGTGCACGAAATGCGCTTCGCCTCGGTCGGCGCGACCGAGAACATGGTGATGGCCGCCACTCTGGCCAAGGGCACCACTGTGCTGAAAAACGCCGCGCGCGAGCCCGAGATCGTCGATCTGGTACGCTGCCTGCGTGCGATGGGTGCGCAGATCGAGGGCGAGGGTACATCGACCATTGAAATCCAGGGCGTCGACCGTCTGCATGGGGCCACCCATCAGGTGGTGACCGACCGGATCGAGCTGGGCACCTATATGCTGGCCCCCGCCATTTGCGGCGGCGAGGTCGAGTTGCTGGGCGGCCGTCTCGACCTGGTTGGCGCATTTGTGGAAAAGCTGGATGCAGCCGGTATCGACGTTGCCGAGACCGACAAGGGTCTCAAGGTCAGTCGCCGCAATGGCCGGGTCAGTGCGGTCAATGTCACGACCGAGCCTTTCCCTGGCTTTCCGACCGATCTGCAGGCGCAGATGATGGCGCTGTTGTGCACCGCCGAGGGCACCAGCGTGCTGGAAGAGAAGATCTTCGAGAACCGCTTCATGCACGCGCCGGAACTGACCCGCATGGGCGCCCGGATCGAGGTGCATGGCGGAACCGCCACCGTGCGCGGGGTCGAACGGCTGAAAGGCGCGCCGGTGATGGCCACCGATCTGCGCGCCAGCGT
This Ruegeria pomeroyi DSS-3 DNA region includes the following protein-coding sequences:
- the murA gene encoding UDP-N-acetylglucosamine 1-carboxyvinyltransferase: MDSILVTGNGPLNGQIPIAGAKNACLTLMPATLLSDEPLTLTNAPRLSDIKTMTLLLQSLGAEVSSLQDGKVLAMSSHDLTSHTADYDIVRKMRASNLVLGPMLARLGQAVVSLPGGCAIGARPMDLHIEALEALGAEIELRDGYLHAKAPGGLKGAVHEMRFASVGATENMVMAATLAKGTTVLKNAAREPEIVDLVRCLRAMGAQIEGEGTSTIEIQGVDRLHGATHQVVTDRIELGTYMLAPAICGGEVELLGGRLDLVGAFVEKLDAAGIDVAETDKGLKVSRRNGRVSAVNVTTEPFPGFPTDLQAQMMALLCTAEGTSVLEEKIFENRFMHAPELTRMGARIEVHGGTATVRGVERLKGAPVMATDLRASVSLILAGLAAEGETLVSRVYHLDRGYEHVVQKLEAVGARIERIKG